Proteins encoded together in one Chitinophaga sp. LS1 window:
- the vgrG gene encoding type VI secretion system tip protein VgrG — protein sequence MPASSPANIQDVNFTFTVAVADNPVEEKYPIVSIQIVHEVNRISYAEIVIAEGLNEDTEGDAGNFPISEGDDFIPGNEIAISAGYGTGEQTGIFKGVIVKQAITASAEGGTKLIVTCRHKAVKMTYNRKECEFDAMTDSAIMSKLAGNYSLTATVTSTSSQLETVFQKMSTDWDFLLTRAAFNGFVTTMYDDDITVGLPDFSTDPVLSIVMGDSIIDFKGEVSAEKQPPSLQTAAWDPGTLALITADATEPTVTTPGNQTATSLSGKLDQTAFQVTSTVPLVQADLKTWADNLLLRMRMSAVKGQVSFIGNGTVKPGDMITLNGVGARFNGNAYVSMVRHTMEEGEWTTTVGFGFSEKPIYDKEQYSYSNANGQVPPIHGLQLATVVKISADPGSTYRVQVKPVSAYAEQKGIWARLANYYATSGAGAVFCPEVGDEVILGFLENDARYPIILGSLYGKANTPPLSQADEKNNIKALYTRSQLQVNFDDDKKIIKITTPGNNSITISDEGKSITLQDQNSNSIKLDDSGITLNSAKDIVLKATGNITMEATQKLTGKATQDLELNGMNIKQTAQVGFTAQGNASAELSASGQTVIKGGMVMIN from the coding sequence ATGCCGGCTTCATCACCCGCAAATATACAGGACGTCAATTTCACCTTCACCGTTGCTGTTGCAGACAACCCGGTGGAGGAAAAATATCCTATTGTATCTATACAAATCGTGCATGAAGTGAACCGTATCTCATACGCAGAAATCGTGATTGCCGAGGGGCTGAATGAAGATACGGAAGGCGATGCAGGTAATTTTCCCATCAGTGAGGGAGATGATTTCATTCCAGGTAATGAGATCGCTATTTCTGCAGGCTATGGTACAGGTGAGCAAACAGGTATCTTCAAAGGAGTGATCGTAAAACAGGCTATCACAGCCAGTGCAGAAGGTGGAACCAAACTGATCGTGACCTGCAGGCACAAGGCCGTGAAGATGACATACAACAGGAAGGAATGTGAATTTGACGCTATGACAGATAGTGCCATCATGAGCAAACTCGCAGGTAATTATAGTTTAACTGCCACCGTGACCAGCACCAGTTCGCAACTGGAAACCGTATTTCAGAAGATGTCGACAGACTGGGATTTCCTGCTCACAAGAGCGGCATTCAATGGTTTCGTTACTACCATGTATGACGATGATATCACGGTAGGGCTGCCTGATTTTAGTACAGACCCCGTACTTAGCATTGTTATGGGCGATTCCATCATTGACTTCAAAGGAGAAGTGAGTGCTGAAAAACAACCGCCTTCTTTACAAACAGCCGCCTGGGATCCCGGCACACTGGCATTGATCACAGCCGATGCTACAGAGCCGACTGTGACTACACCTGGCAATCAAACAGCCACGTCATTATCCGGCAAACTGGATCAGACGGCCTTCCAGGTCACCTCCACTGTTCCGCTGGTACAGGCAGACCTGAAGACCTGGGCAGACAATCTGCTCCTGCGTATGCGTATGAGCGCTGTAAAAGGGCAGGTTTCTTTTATTGGCAATGGCACAGTAAAACCTGGCGATATGATTACACTCAATGGAGTAGGTGCACGCTTCAATGGCAATGCATACGTAAGCATGGTCAGGCATACCATGGAAGAAGGAGAATGGACTACAACCGTAGGTTTTGGTTTCTCAGAAAAACCTATATACGATAAAGAACAATATTCCTACAGCAATGCAAATGGCCAGGTACCGCCTATTCATGGTCTGCAACTGGCCACGGTGGTTAAGATCTCCGCAGATCCGGGTTCCACCTACCGGGTGCAGGTAAAACCGGTATCTGCCTATGCAGAACAAAAAGGCATCTGGGCAAGACTCGCTAATTACTACGCCACATCAGGCGCCGGTGCGGTGTTTTGTCCGGAGGTCGGTGATGAAGTGATACTGGGTTTCTTGGAAAACGATGCCCGCTATCCCATCATATTGGGCTCGCTGTATGGAAAAGCAAATACACCCCCTTTATCACAGGCAGATGAAAAAAATAACATCAAAGCCCTCTACACGAGGAGCCAGTTGCAGGTGAATTTTGATGATGATAAAAAGATCATCAAAATAACCACCCCCGGTAATAATTCCATTACCATCAGCGATGAAGGCAAAAGTATTACGCTGCAGGATCAGAACAGCAACAGTATCAAACTGGATGATAGCGGTATAACCCTTAACAGTGCAAAAGACATCGTGCTCAAGGCAACCGGGAACATTACAATGGAAGCTACGCAAAAGCTGACTGGCAAAGCCACGCAAGACCTGGAACTCAATGGTATGAATATTAAGCAAACGGCACAGGTAGGTTTTACCGCGCAGGGCAACGCCTCTGCAGAACTTTCTGCTTCCGGTCAAACCGTGATCAAAGGCGGTATGGTGATGATTAACTAA
- a CDS encoding PAAR domain-containing protein, giving the protein MGTPAARLTDMHVCPMVTPGLPPIPHVGGPITGPGMPTVLIGKMPAAVLGDICVCTGPPDTIVKGSATVMIGGKPAARMGDSTAHGGSIVIGCPTVLIGG; this is encoded by the coding sequence ATGGGAACTCCCGCAGCCAGACTCACCGATATGCATGTATGCCCGATGGTAACACCGGGCCTGCCACCAATACCACACGTAGGTGGCCCTATAACTGGTCCGGGTATGCCGACAGTGCTCATTGGCAAAATGCCGGCCGCTGTACTGGGCGATATTTGCGTATGTACCGGTCCGCCGGATACCATTGTGAAAGGTTCCGCTACCGTCATGATAGGTGGCAAACCTGCAGCCAGAATGGGCGACAGCACCGCACACGGTGGTTCAATTGTAATAGGATGTCCAACCGTATTAATAGGAGGATAA
- a CDS encoding glycosyl hydrolase family 18 protein, protein MRPCMRDYLRFILFILSLFFFAGNTMTATVAVCQQMPKDTAFKTKLLKRITEMLQFRKNAHRREQQRMITIVNGLFVDSLVATPAAIKYLNWALDNERSQNFGQLRQLLNDSLSKRKSDTVLVKATITDEEMTELAAKLIPLLKQKEAMIRNDTAQQQRLKTIRTLYSRPPDQVDTLRLNDTTGITYKIKLGHEAEVIGIQAKDNGDAYLNYNFTSLSYLSIAPPGPSKILTAASKGGCKTLLTLSAGKGLLQNEEQQFELVDSLLLALQDQEAAGVNVWFKDLKQNEREAFVRFVTILYNYLDHSAPGKYSVSITIPAYDKNKAYDLRELAPMVKYFLINFTEAPATVGSSDPLKGNNNYSIDAVVSRYVNQLIAPGQFIVMLPYDGIKWTGKSYSYVAYKDIKKAFPADTMINYDVTAASAYVEKMENGKTVQIWFNDPTTLDVKYDYVLRNGLGGVAICPLGADDGYGELWDELTDKFVVADTVWMDTVRLTPLPVKKLSLWTRIKLRFRHEIRAIHMLFHDPCGIRAENYASDEYFKYLTIFLFVCVVIIGVVYAYKVRMDGADWKWRQKVLYLFIGLIVLFGLSFTTSLMLAKRMPWLGLTDDPVECRNISLYNVLVVFLIGIVLGMILMRVFVFPLARKKDMP, encoded by the coding sequence ATGAGACCGTGCATGCGGGATTATCTCCGTTTTATATTATTCATCCTTTCGCTATTCTTCTTTGCAGGTAATACCATGACTGCTACTGTTGCTGTGTGCCAGCAAATGCCGAAGGACACGGCTTTCAAGACGAAACTGCTAAAGCGGATCACTGAAATGTTACAGTTCAGAAAAAACGCGCACAGACGTGAACAGCAGCGCATGATCACCATCGTCAACGGACTTTTTGTGGATTCGCTGGTAGCTACGCCGGCAGCGATTAAATACCTGAACTGGGCATTGGATAATGAACGAAGTCAAAACTTCGGGCAATTACGGCAACTACTAAACGATAGTTTATCTAAACGAAAGTCAGATACTGTATTAGTGAAAGCGACTATTACTGATGAAGAGATGACCGAGCTGGCAGCGAAGCTCATACCGCTGTTAAAGCAAAAGGAAGCAATGATCCGGAATGATACAGCACAACAACAACGATTGAAAACAATCCGGACCCTATACAGCAGACCCCCTGATCAGGTAGATACCTTGAGACTCAATGATACTACAGGAATAACGTATAAAATAAAGTTAGGGCACGAGGCAGAAGTGATCGGTATTCAGGCGAAGGATAATGGAGATGCATATTTGAATTACAATTTCACTTCGCTGAGTTATCTTTCCATTGCACCGCCGGGACCATCCAAAATATTGACTGCTGCCAGCAAAGGTGGTTGTAAGACATTGCTTACCCTATCAGCAGGTAAGGGATTATTACAAAATGAAGAGCAGCAGTTTGAGCTGGTAGATTCTTTGTTGCTGGCGTTGCAGGATCAGGAGGCAGCTGGGGTGAATGTCTGGTTTAAAGATTTGAAACAAAATGAGCGGGAAGCGTTTGTAAGATTTGTGACGATACTATATAATTATCTTGATCATAGTGCACCTGGAAAATATAGTGTATCAATCACGATACCTGCGTATGATAAAAATAAGGCGTATGATTTGAGAGAGCTCGCCCCGATGGTGAAATATTTCCTGATCAATTTTACAGAGGCGCCAGCTACAGTGGGTAGTAGTGATCCATTGAAAGGGAATAATAATTACAGTATAGATGCTGTAGTGTCAAGGTATGTGAATCAGCTTATCGCACCTGGGCAATTTATTGTGATGCTTCCTTATGATGGGATTAAATGGACGGGGAAGAGTTATTCCTATGTAGCGTATAAGGATATTAAAAAAGCGTTTCCGGCAGATACGATGATCAATTATGATGTGACAGCAGCATCAGCGTATGTAGAGAAGATGGAGAATGGCAAGACCGTGCAGATCTGGTTTAATGATCCGACTACGCTGGATGTGAAGTATGATTATGTATTGAGGAATGGATTGGGTGGAGTGGCAATTTGTCCGCTGGGAGCGGATGACGGGTATGGGGAGTTGTGGGATGAGCTGACGGATAAATTTGTGGTGGCGGATACAGTTTGGATGGATACGGTGAGATTAACACCATTGCCTGTAAAAAAACTGAGTTTGTGGACGCGGATTAAGTTGAGGTTCAGGCATGAGATCCGGGCGATCCATATGCTGTTTCATGATCCTTGCGGTATCAGGGCAGAGAATTATGCCAGTGATGAATATTTTAAATACCTGACGATATTTCTGTTTGTTTGTGTGGTGATAATTGGAGTGGTGTATGCGTATAAAGTGCGGATGGATGGCGCGGATTGGAAATGGCGGCAAAAGGTGTTGTATTTGTTTATAGGGCTGATTGTGTTGTTTGGGCTGTCGTTTACGACGAGTTTGATGTTGGCGAAAAGGATGCCGTGGCTGGGCCTTACGGATGATCCTGTGGAGTGTAGAAATATCTCATTGTATAATGTATTGGTGGTTTTTTTGATTGGTATTGTGTTGGGGATGATTTTGATGAGGGTGTTTGTTTTCCCGTTGGCGAGGAAGAAAGATATGCCATAA
- a CDS encoding DUF5908 family protein, whose amino-acid sequence MALEIRELVIKVTITSGQTPRLEVPDAALIRQLKDKIVKECMQQLKAGLKTSAEDR is encoded by the coding sequence ATGGCGCTTGAAATACGTGAACTGGTCATCAAAGTCACCATTACCTCAGGTCAGACACCCAGACTGGAAGTACCGGATGCAGCCCTGATCCGCCAACTGAAGGATAAGATTGTAAAGGAGTGTATGCAACAATTAAAAGCAGGTTTGAAAACCAGCGCTGAAGACAGATAA
- a CDS encoding phage tail sheath family protein, whose amino-acid sequence MASLMTPGVYIEEKNAFPSSVVAVETAVPVFIGYTQIAERFGKSLINKPTRITSFAEFVANFGEGFKAKFTIAAADPAKPGETFMIDKKPFTVTINEKNTLYLFNSIRLFYANGGSNCYIVSVGTYGDKPDGIEIAGEDFFGSATKPNIFDLLKKEYEPTLVVIPDAIALGEAAYNTIYTKVLAHCQETQSRFGIFDLAQQGLTDTTEDVVKKFRDGIGINSLNYGAAYYPWLKTAIVQPSEVTFANLDDKVDLSTLLPEVNAQKIVTTFKAVATPDDDAKKNYHQSLKAASPTYTSIIEEIRSRLNELPPSGAIAGLYTMVDNNRGVWKSPANVSINMVTAPAVNISHDEQKDLNVDVMAGKSINVIRPFPGIGVLVWGGRTLDGNSADWCYVNVRRTLIMIEQSIKLATRAYVFEPNDGTTWVTVKSMINNFLNNLWKQGALAGAAPEAAYDVQIGLGTTMTPQDILEGKMLITVKVAIVRPAEFIVITFQQQMQQS is encoded by the coding sequence ATGGCCTCACTAATGACACCAGGCGTTTATATCGAAGAAAAGAACGCCTTCCCCAGCTCGGTGGTCGCCGTCGAAACAGCGGTTCCTGTATTTATCGGCTACACGCAGATAGCCGAACGATTCGGGAAATCGCTGATCAACAAGCCCACCCGCATTACTTCCTTTGCGGAGTTCGTAGCGAACTTCGGTGAAGGATTTAAAGCGAAGTTTACCATCGCTGCGGCAGACCCTGCCAAACCCGGTGAAACCTTTATGATCGATAAAAAACCTTTTACGGTAACGATCAATGAGAAAAATACATTGTACCTCTTCAACAGTATTCGTCTCTTTTACGCAAACGGTGGCAGTAACTGTTATATCGTTTCCGTTGGCACCTATGGCGATAAGCCTGATGGAATTGAAATTGCCGGGGAAGACTTTTTCGGCTCTGCTACCAAACCGAATATCTTCGACCTTCTCAAAAAGGAATACGAACCAACCCTGGTGGTCATTCCTGATGCCATCGCACTCGGCGAAGCAGCATACAATACCATTTACACCAAAGTACTCGCGCACTGCCAGGAAACGCAGAGCCGCTTCGGCATCTTCGACCTGGCACAACAAGGCCTGACGGACACCACGGAAGATGTAGTGAAAAAATTCAGGGATGGTATTGGTATCAATTCACTGAACTATGGCGCTGCCTATTACCCCTGGCTAAAAACAGCCATCGTACAACCTAGCGAAGTCACCTTCGCCAATCTGGACGACAAGGTTGATCTGAGCACGCTACTGCCGGAAGTGAACGCGCAAAAAATCGTAACCACCTTCAAAGCTGTCGCTACACCTGATGATGATGCAAAAAAGAATTATCACCAGTCCCTCAAAGCCGCCAGCCCTACCTACACCAGTATCATTGAAGAAATCCGGTCACGCCTGAATGAACTGCCTCCCAGCGGCGCTATTGCAGGACTGTATACCATGGTTGACAATAACCGTGGTGTATGGAAATCTCCCGCCAATGTGAGCATCAACATGGTGACAGCACCTGCTGTAAACATCTCGCATGATGAGCAGAAAGACCTGAACGTCGACGTGATGGCCGGTAAGTCTATCAACGTGATCAGACCTTTCCCAGGTATCGGTGTTCTGGTCTGGGGTGGTAGAACCCTGGACGGTAACAGCGCAGACTGGTGCTATGTCAATGTTCGACGCACCCTCATCATGATCGAGCAATCTATCAAGCTGGCGACCCGTGCATATGTATTCGAACCAAACGATGGCACAACCTGGGTGACCGTAAAAAGCATGATCAACAACTTCCTGAACAACCTCTGGAAACAAGGCGCTCTTGCAGGTGCCGCACCAGAAGCTGCTTATGATGTGCAGATCGGCTTAGGCACCACCATGACCCCACAGGATATCCTGGAAGGCAAGATGCTCATCACGGTTAAAGTAGCCATCGTTCGGCCTGCAGAATTTATCGTGATCACATTCCAGCAACAAATGCAGCAATCATAA
- a CDS encoding GPW/gp25 family protein codes for MDIQSFLGTGWSFPPSFDKVGRTAIMVSDIADIEESIRIILSTIPGERLMQPTFGCDLNKLVFENFASSLMGEMKHMIYYALLNYEPRVKDVNIELLSRDELKGILHIQLNYTVIITNTRHNLVYPFYFLEGTSLT; via the coding sequence ATGGATATACAATCATTCTTAGGTACAGGCTGGAGCTTCCCGCCTTCTTTTGACAAGGTAGGCCGCACCGCCATTATGGTATCCGATATTGCTGATATCGAAGAAAGCATTCGCATCATTCTCAGTACCATTCCCGGCGAACGACTGATGCAACCCACCTTTGGCTGTGATCTGAATAAGCTGGTCTTCGAAAATTTTGCTTCTTCCCTGATGGGCGAAATGAAGCATATGATCTACTACGCACTCCTGAATTATGAACCAAGAGTGAAAGACGTCAATATTGAATTGCTGAGCAGAGATGAGTTGAAAGGAATACTGCACATTCAATTGAATTATACGGTCATCATTACCAATACCAGGCATAATCTGGTATATCCGTTTTACTTCCTGGAGGGTACAAGTCTTACATGA
- a CDS encoding phage tail protein, with protein MADDGSAQSQTVWPLVKFSFKVMWDGAELIFQEVTGLSSETQIIEYRGGSSPVYSTVKMPGIQKFSNITLKKGIFKGDKALWDKYSAIKMNTYKRSSIVISLLDEGQQVAMSWTLKNAFPSKITVTDMKSDANEVAVETMEVAHEGLAPS; from the coding sequence ATGGCAGATGACGGATCAGCACAGTCACAGACGGTGTGGCCTTTGGTCAAATTCTCCTTCAAGGTGATGTGGGACGGCGCAGAACTGATTTTCCAGGAAGTCACTGGGTTATCGTCCGAAACACAGATCATCGAATACAGAGGTGGCAGTAGCCCTGTATACTCCACAGTGAAAATGCCGGGTATACAGAAGTTCTCAAACATTACCCTGAAGAAAGGCATCTTCAAAGGTGACAAAGCTCTGTGGGACAAATACAGCGCTATCAAGATGAACACCTACAAACGCTCCAGCATCGTTATCAGTCTGCTGGACGAAGGTCAGCAGGTAGCGATGAGCTGGACATTGAAAAATGCCTTCCCATCAAAGATTACGGTGACAGACATGAAATCTGATGCGAACGAAGTGGCCGTAGAAACTATGGAAGTGGCTCACGAAGGTTTAGCTCCAAGTTGA
- a CDS encoding phage tail protein translates to MPFPNTTYYPPTGFFFKVAFVGIFGMQEGNFMEVNGLSVSISPEEVKEGGENRFTHRLPSPPKYGNLVLKRGMVIESPLILWAQQCINEFSIKPKTIIVQLLEENAMPIAIWSFFNAYAVKLDYSGLTAKEGQIVIETLELAYDFFEKTL, encoded by the coding sequence ATGCCGTTTCCCAACACCACTTATTATCCGCCTACGGGCTTTTTTTTCAAGGTGGCATTCGTAGGCATCTTTGGTATGCAGGAAGGCAACTTCATGGAAGTAAACGGCCTTTCTGTATCTATTTCGCCCGAAGAAGTAAAGGAAGGAGGAGAGAACCGGTTCACCCACCGGCTCCCTTCTCCTCCCAAATACGGCAACCTGGTACTGAAGCGGGGCATGGTCATCGAATCTCCGCTCATACTATGGGCACAGCAATGCATCAATGAATTTTCCATCAAACCGAAAACCATCATTGTACAACTGCTGGAAGAGAATGCTATGCCCATCGCTATCTGGTCATTCTTCAATGCATATGCCGTAAAACTGGATTATAGCGGCCTCACTGCCAAAGAAGGACAAATCGTGATTGAAACACTGGAACTCGCTTATGATTTCTTCGAAAAAACCTTGTAA
- a CDS encoding DUF4255 domain-containing protein, giving the protein MIYETLSCISDEINKYFNRQLHLSEDKVVLSSIVNQDGTIAIQGENKVVLTLINVEKEPLGKSAPGFNNGNVAARSMPPVCINLYILFAAYFSSNNYAEALRFLSFIIAYFQSRNVLTSANTPSLDKRIDKLMFEMESLGTERLNNVWATLGAKYMPSVIYKMRMLTFDEGVIREYRPDVSAPSGSTSLV; this is encoded by the coding sequence ATGATCTATGAGACCCTTTCCTGCATTTCTGATGAGATCAATAAATATTTCAACAGGCAACTGCATCTCAGCGAAGACAAAGTAGTGTTGTCGTCCATCGTCAACCAGGATGGTACTATTGCAATCCAGGGCGAAAATAAGGTTGTACTTACGCTCATTAACGTAGAAAAAGAACCACTCGGCAAAAGCGCACCAGGCTTTAATAACGGTAATGTAGCAGCACGAAGCATGCCCCCGGTATGCATCAACCTCTATATACTATTTGCAGCTTATTTCAGTAGTAATAACTATGCGGAAGCATTGCGCTTTCTCTCTTTTATTATTGCATACTTTCAGTCCAGAAATGTGCTGACAAGTGCGAATACTCCTTCGCTGGACAAGCGGATAGATAAACTGATGTTTGAAATGGAGAGTCTGGGTACAGAGCGGTTGAATAATGTATGGGCCACCCTGGGTGCGAAGTATATGCCATCTGTGATATACAAGATGCGTATGCTCACATTCGATGAGGGCGTCATCAGGGAATACAGGCCTGATGTATCGGCACCATCCGGGAGTACCAGCCTTGTATAA
- a CDS encoding contractile injection system tape measure protein, with product MTFSHKIQQIVMDATFTERELAGELQDRISRVFNQSIEPATATLFNQLGANGESVWIERLELDLGELAYDNFEQQITDRIIAALRDALEGKLELLTQDTGNLYFKDETERLYALLEHYLVTGTLPWWADSSEGALLDEYMIRLTTTTPDRFGRFIIGISQTDYVLRRIVYHFSRHTLEKLISLLEPDQAEFIYGYIANVLMLQQQRPAVKATQEEFEKMVWLFVLTYLVTDNSGQFNRKTFIRRNLEQLAHHFNIGYIRLLYTFRQALIFYKKEIPAGSLAALIRELYEEKFSDVSPTIATTRESVLAYFLLVTSGDVMVRRILDPYGPNVPLPASWIGYDTIPDQSDREEVWQQAVFLITLFLSGEALPYWFTQLQPGLQNGLLQQAIILLYRKRAVLLFSLWEKSVRFPQIRLRMHQLFAKPVNPLEEQIQKHLAEYVERDTIRYLQETLNDHQTDSFIEIWRKTTDKKRFYTQVLQAAPAIQRIAHLLREEEFWLLLADAPIFTVDILKEMQEELVLLGADNIERERIRHLFRVFNLQWLGGKLILKDAEQYKKALHDFLKQFDERATRRILQPITPEIPKKKMATSEQEGIRINNAGLVLLHPYFHTYFNRLQLLQNGKFVDSKAQQRAIRLLQLLVDGRTDHAEHELVLNKILCNYPLEQPLTPDIEITQLEKELAVQLINAAIQQWEKMRNSSVDSFRASFLQREGLVWQAQDAWFQKVTPRGYDIILQTLPWSFGMIKTSWTDKFFYTEWTPC from the coding sequence TTGACTTTCTCACATAAGATACAGCAGATAGTGATGGATGCGACCTTTACAGAAAGGGAGCTGGCTGGTGAATTGCAGGACAGGATCAGCCGCGTGTTCAATCAAAGTATAGAACCGGCTACGGCCACGTTGTTCAACCAATTGGGCGCGAACGGAGAAAGTGTGTGGATTGAGCGGCTGGAACTGGATCTGGGGGAGCTCGCGTATGACAATTTTGAGCAGCAAATAACGGATCGCATTATCGCAGCACTCCGTGATGCGCTGGAAGGCAAGCTGGAACTGTTGACGCAGGATACCGGCAATTTGTATTTTAAAGATGAAACGGAACGACTATATGCCTTGCTGGAACATTACCTGGTGACAGGTACCTTGCCATGGTGGGCGGATAGTAGCGAAGGCGCATTGCTGGATGAATACATGATCCGGCTGACCACCACTACACCGGATCGCTTTGGCAGGTTTATCATCGGCATTAGTCAGACAGACTATGTACTGCGCCGGATTGTCTACCACTTTTCCAGGCATACGCTGGAAAAGCTGATATCCTTACTGGAACCGGATCAGGCGGAGTTTATCTATGGTTACATTGCCAATGTGCTGATGCTGCAACAACAACGGCCAGCAGTTAAAGCCACGCAGGAAGAATTTGAAAAAATGGTGTGGCTGTTTGTACTTACTTATCTCGTAACAGATAACAGCGGTCAGTTTAACAGGAAGACGTTCATTCGCCGTAACCTGGAACAACTGGCGCATCACTTCAATATCGGCTATATACGATTGCTGTATACCTTCAGACAGGCATTGATCTTTTATAAAAAAGAAATACCGGCAGGCTCACTGGCTGCCCTGATCAGGGAACTGTATGAAGAGAAATTCTCGGATGTATCGCCTACCATTGCGACTACAAGGGAATCAGTGCTGGCGTATTTTTTACTCGTTACATCCGGAGATGTTATGGTTCGGCGTATATTGGATCCCTATGGTCCCAATGTACCGCTCCCTGCATCATGGATCGGGTATGACACCATACCGGATCAATCGGATAGGGAAGAGGTATGGCAACAGGCTGTGTTCCTGATTACCTTATTCTTAAGCGGTGAAGCCCTGCCATATTGGTTTACACAACTGCAACCCGGTTTACAAAATGGGCTCTTGCAACAGGCGATTATATTATTATACCGAAAAAGAGCCGTGTTGTTATTTTCCCTGTGGGAGAAGTCGGTGCGGTTCCCCCAAATCCGACTAAGAATGCACCAGCTGTTTGCCAAACCAGTCAATCCATTGGAAGAGCAGATTCAAAAACACCTGGCAGAATATGTAGAGCGCGATACCATCCGTTATTTGCAGGAGACATTGAATGACCACCAGACGGATAGCTTTATAGAGATCTGGCGCAAAACCACCGATAAAAAACGATTTTACACACAGGTATTGCAGGCGGCACCGGCGATACAACGAATTGCCCATTTACTGAGAGAAGAAGAATTCTGGTTACTATTGGCAGATGCACCCATATTCACGGTGGATATACTGAAGGAAATGCAGGAAGAACTCGTACTGCTGGGTGCCGACAATATTGAAAGGGAACGGATCCGGCATTTATTCAGGGTCTTTAACCTGCAATGGTTGGGAGGGAAATTGATCCTGAAAGATGCGGAGCAATATAAAAAGGCTTTACATGATTTCCTGAAACAGTTTGATGAAAGAGCAACCCGCCGTATATTACAGCCAATAACACCAGAAATTCCAAAGAAGAAGATGGCTACATCAGAACAGGAAGGTATACGTATCAACAATGCAGGATTGGTACTATTGCATCCTTATTTCCATACCTACTTCAACCGGTTGCAATTATTGCAAAATGGTAAATTCGTAGATTCAAAGGCGCAACAAAGGGCTATCCGGTTATTGCAACTACTCGTAGATGGCCGGACCGATCATGCAGAACATGAACTGGTACTAAATAAGATCCTTTGCAATTATCCGCTGGAACAACCATTGACACCAGATATTGAAATTACGCAACTTGAAAAGGAGTTAGCCGTCCAACTCATCAACGCTGCCATTCAGCAATGGGAGAAAATGAGAAACAGTAGTGTAGATAGTTTTCGCGCCAGCTTTCTACAACGTGAAGGATTGGTATGGCAGGCCCAGGACGCCTGGTTTCAAAAAGTGACGCCGCGGGGATACGATATTATTTTACAAACCCTGCCATGGAGTTTTGGTATGATCAAAACTTCCTGGACAGATAAATTCTTTTATACGGAATGGACACCCTGCTGA
- a CDS encoding CIS tube protein, with product MPQLTKLKIEAYSDMACTQSVGKSIYAMINPASFSKSYMTDYKSSEEMNKSKDTKTFKSSAARFELSLVIDGTGVIPFPDGIRSVDDYIDKLSDVVSRYDGNLHHRHYLKIIWGDVLVTGVSEGLTINYKLFDSGGATLRAEAKLRLAETKDFLTKNKEAGKNSPDLTHILTVRAGDTLPLMAYRIYGNSSFYIEVARFNNLNSVHAIRPGDQLYFPPLKKI from the coding sequence ATGCCACAACTGACCAAACTAAAAATAGAGGCGTACAGTGATATGGCCTGTACGCAATCTGTGGGCAAATCTATCTATGCCATGATCAATCCTGCCAGCTTTTCCAAAAGCTATATGACGGATTATAAGAGCAGTGAGGAAATGAATAAGAGCAAGGATACTAAAACATTCAAAAGCAGTGCTGCCAGGTTTGAACTGAGCCTGGTGATTGATGGCACAGGTGTGATACCGTTTCCTGACGGCATCAGATCTGTTGATGATTATATCGACAAACTCAGTGATGTGGTATCCCGTTATGATGGAAATCTCCATCACCGTCACTACCTGAAAATAATATGGGGTGATGTGCTGGTCACTGGTGTCAGTGAAGGCCTCACCATTAACTATAAATTATTCGATTCCGGTGGCGCTACCCTCCGTGCAGAGGCGAAACTCAGACTGGCAGAAACGAAAGACTTTCTGACCAAGAACAAGGAAGCAGGCAAAAACTCTCCGGATCTTACACATATACTTACCGTCAGGGCAGGAGATACACTGCCCCTGATGGCATACCGTATTTATGGCAATTCTTCTTTTTACATAGAGGTCGCACGGTTCAATAACCTGAACAGTGTGCATGCCATCCGCCCAGGTGATCAGTTGTATTTTCCACCACTTAAAAAGATCTAA